In one Chryseobacterium camelliae genomic region, the following are encoded:
- a CDS encoding alpha-ketoglutarate-dependent dioxygenase AlkB family protein — protein MLNLFEDISGYPLNILPNDGIVHYYGKVFSKEKSDFYYDYLFNQIPWENDEAMIFGKLILTKRKVAWFGEKPFEYTYSKRTKYAKFWTPELLELKKKCEEVTGETYNSCLLNLYHDGSEGMAYHSDGEKDLKKHGAIASLTFGAERKFLFKHKTTKEKVETFLENGSLLVMKGTTQDHWLHRLPPTTKVKAPRVNLTFRTIEE, from the coding sequence ATGCTAAATCTATTCGAAGATATTTCCGGCTATCCTTTAAATATCCTTCCCAATGATGGAATTGTTCATTATTACGGAAAAGTTTTCTCCAAAGAAAAGTCGGACTTTTATTATGATTATTTATTCAATCAGATTCCCTGGGAAAATGATGAAGCGATGATTTTCGGAAAATTAATTTTAACCAAAAGAAAAGTAGCCTGGTTTGGTGAAAAACCGTTTGAGTATACGTATTCAAAGCGAACAAAATATGCCAAATTCTGGACTCCCGAGTTATTAGAATTAAAGAAAAAATGCGAAGAAGTGACCGGGGAAACCTATAATTCCTGTCTTCTGAACTTATATCATGACGGAAGCGAAGGAATGGCCTATCACAGTGATGGTGAAAAAGATCTGAAAAAGCATGGAGCAATTGCCTCTTTAACTTTCGGAGCGGAAAGAAAGTTTTTATTTAAGCATAAAACGACGAAAGAAAAAGTAGAAACATTTCTGGAAAACGGAAGTTTATTGGTGATGAAAGGAACAACGCAGGATCATTGGTTACATCGGCTTCCACCGACGACTAAAGTAAAAGCTCCGAGAGTGAACTTGACTTTTAGAACAATTGAAGAGTAA